A section of the Chiloscyllium plagiosum isolate BGI_BamShark_2017 unplaced genomic scaffold, ASM401019v2 scaf_14665, whole genome shotgun sequence genome encodes:
- the LOC122547828 gene encoding synaptotagmin-11-like, protein ISPIVAGFIGATVLVVSASLTLFVWACCHHRQPKLSKNPPYRFVHMLKGISIYPVALNNRKVVSGVHRQSSGQPLCGVPEHSENGTVPPNCTPFPDQLQFTTEYEKGPDTVSSCPRDSSSSSSTSPSEGPTPVSPASGVQLGTLCLSVDYNFVKKALVVSIEEARGLPVVDETTQSSDPYVKMTILPERKHKIKTRVLRKTLDPVFDETFSFYGIPYSQLQELVLHFLVLSFDRYSRDDVIGEVTVPLAGLDPATSKVRLTQQILKRNIQVRALHRSSGSQSEGIYGRPSHPYVKVNLFLGRRRVAKRKTHMRKCTQNPVFNELFSFEIRAESLREVSLELLLVNFDRTTKNEVVGSILLGQLSPSPSGVQHWREVLENPRRQITKWHSLGEY, encoded by the exons acATCTCTCCCATTGTGGCGGGTTTTATCGGGGCCACGGTGCTGGTAGTGTCGGCCTCTCTGACTCTGTTTGTATGGGCGTGCTGTCACCACCGGCAGCCCAAGCTGTCCAAGAACCCTCCATACCGGTTTGTTCACATGCTCAAGGGTATCAGCATCTACCCCGTGGCTCTGAACAACAGGAAGGTGGTCTCTGGAGTCCACCGTCAGAGCTCTGGGCAGCCGCTATGCGGAGTGCCAGAGCACTCGGAGAATGGGACCGTGCCTCCAAACTGTACCCCCTTCCCCGACCAGCTGCAGTTCACCACTGAGTATGAGAAAGGCCCAGACACTGTGTCCTCCTGCCccagagacagcagcagcagcagcagcaccagcCCCTCTGAAGGCCCGACCCCAGTGTCCCCAGCGTCCGGAGTCCAACTGGGTACCCTCTGCCTGTCGGTGGACTACAACTTTGTGAAGAAGGCCCTGGTGGTGAGCATTGAGGAGGCCCGAGGCCTACCCGTCGTGGACGAGACCACCCAGAGCTCGGACCCCTACGTCAAGATGACCATCCTGCCCGAGAGAAAGCACAAGATAAAGACAAGGGTCCTCAGGAAGACTCTGGACCCCGTCTTTGACGAGACTTTCAGTTTTTATGGGATCCCGTACAGCCAGCTACAGGAACTGGTCCTTCACTTCCTGGTGCTCAGCTTTGACCGGTATTCCCGTGACGACGTGATTGGGGAGGTCACTGTCCCCTTGGCAGGCCTCGACCCTGCCACCAGCAAGGTGCGACTCACCCAGCAGATCCTCAAGAGGAACATACAGGTAAGGGCACTGCACAGATCCAGTGGATCCCAATCTGAGGGGATCTACGGGCGGCCGAGCC ACCCCTACGTCAAAGTGAACCTGTTCCTTGGGAGGAGGAGAGTGGCGAAGAGGAAGACCCACATGAGGAAGTGTACACAGAACCCAGTCTTCAACGAGTTGTTCAGCTTTGAGATCCGAGCAGAGAGCCTGAGGGAGGTCAGCCTGGAGTTGCTGCTCGTCAACTTCGACAGGACCACCAAGAACGAGGTGGTGGGCTCCATCCTGCTGGGGCAGCTCAGCCCCAGTCCCAGCGGCGTGCAACACTGGCGGGAAGTCTTGGAAAACCCCAGGAGGCAGATCACCAAGTGGCACAGTCTGGGTGAATACTAG